The genomic DNA CGAATCTGCCGGGTGGGCAACCGAACTCGCGTCGTACCGGGACACCCCGGTGACGTTCGCCGACGTGTCGGCCGACGACCTGTTCATGCTCATCTTCACCTCGGGAACGAGCGGTGATCCCAAGGCCGTCCGGGTCACCCATGACAAGGTGGCCTTTCCGGGCCGGATGCTGGCCGACCGCTTCGGGCTGGGGCCGGGCGACACCGTGTACCTGTCGATGCCGCTGTTCCATTCCAATGCGATCATGGCGGGCTGGGCCGTCGCGGCCGCTGCCGGTGCGTCGATTGCGTTGCGGCGCAAATTCTCCGCATCCGGATTCATCCCCGACATTCGGCGCTTCGGCGCCACCTATGCCAACTACGTCGGCAAGCCGTTGTCCTACATCCTGGCCACCGATCCGGCACCCGACGATGCCGACAACTCGTTGAAGATCCTCTACGGCAACGAGGGGTCGGCGCGTGACCTGAGCCGGTTCGCCGAGCGGTTTGGCGTGACCGTGGTCGACGGATTCGGTTCCAGCGAGGGCGGTGTGGCGATCGCCCGCACCCCCGACACCCCCGAAAGCGCCCTCGGCCCGCTCACCGATCAGGTGGCGATCGTCGATGTGGACACCGGTGAACCGTGTGCGCCCGGTGTGGTCGGCGAGTTGGTGAACCCGACGGGGGCCGGCTGGTTCCGTGGCTACTACAACGATCCCGACGCCGAGGCGGCCCGGATGGCCGGCGGCGTCTACCACACCGGCGATCTGGCCTACCTCGACGAGGACGGCTACGCACACTTCGCCGGGCGACTCGGTGACTGGATGCGGGTGGACGGCGAGAATCTGGGTACCGCACCGATCGAGCGAATCCTGTTGCGCTACCCCGACGTTGCCGAGGTTGCCGTGTACCCGATCCCCGACCCCGATGTGGGTGATCAGGTGATGGCCGCACTGGTCCTGGGGGCGGGCGCACCGTTTGATGCAGAGAAGTTCCGCGCCTTCCTGGCTGAGCAGCCCGACCTGGGGCCCAAGCAGTGGCCGTCCTATGTGCGCGTCGGCGCCGCGTTGCCGCGCACCGAGACGTTCAAGGTGATCAAGCGGCAACTCTCCGCGGAGGCCACCGAGTGCGCTGACCCGGTCTGGCCGATCTCCCGCTAGCCTTCTTCGCGCTGTCACCCCGGGCGGTCGTACCGCTACCCCTTTCGATACCATCGGCATCGAAATATGGGAGGCGCAGCATGCATATCGCAGTAACCGGCGGCACCGGCTATCTCGGCGCCCACACCGTTCGAGGCCTGCTCGCCGCGGGACACCGCATCCGACTGCTGGTCGCACCGGGATGCGGTGACGACGAGGTGATCGGTCATCTTGCCGCGCTCGGCGAGATGTCCCTGCTCGAGGGCGACATCCGCGACGTCGACACCGTCAGGAGACTGCTCTCGGGCTGCGACGCGCTGATTCACGCCGCGGGCATCGTCGGCACCGACCAACGCCGGGAAAAGTTGATGTGGGAGATCAACGCACACGCAACCGAGGCCGTGCTGAACCGCGCCGTCGAGTTCGGGCTCGATCCCATCGTCTCGGTCAGCAGTTACAGCTCACTGTTCCCGCCGCCGAACGGGGTGATCTCCGCCGACACCCCGCCGGCACCGGGCCGCAGCCCGTATGCGCAGACGAAGGCGTATGCCGATCGGGTCGCCCGGCGGTTGCAGGACGCCGGGGCACCCGTGGTGGTCACCTACCCGTCGAGCGTGGTGGGCCCGGCGTACTTCACCGCCGCCGGGGTTACCGAGCGCGGCTGGGCGCCAATCGCCAAGGCCGGTGTGGCGCCACGGATGACCGGCGGCATGCAGATGATCGATGTGCGTGACGTAGCGCTGGTGCATGAGCGGCTGATGTCCCCCAGGCGGGGCCCCAAGCGGTATGTCTGCGGTGGCGTGATGGTGTCCTTCAACGAGATGATCGACGTGCTCGAAGAGGGAGCCGGGAGCAAGATCCGCCGAATCCCTGTGCCGGCGAGCCTTTTCCGCGGCATCGGCTGGTGCTCGGATCTGCTCGGCGGGGTCCTGCCGCTCGGCGACGGGATCAGCTACGAGGCGGCCATGCTGCTCACCGCCGCCACCCCGACCGACGACAAGAGCACGCTCACCGATCTGGGGATCGATGCCTGGCGTTCGCCGCAGGCAGCGATGCTGGCCTCATTCGGCCGGTGACACCCCCAGCGCGCGGCTGAGCAGCCGCACCAGGCGCTGCTGCAGTTCGGGTGAATCGTCGTCAGTGGCCACCGTGGTAGTGAACAACGCCGCCCCGGCCGCCAGGGAAAGCACAGCCTTCGCGTCCGATTGGGTCCCGTAACCCTTGGCCGCGAACATCTCGATCGCCGGCCCGCTGAACCCTTCCCACAGCGCCTTGCGCATCGCATCGTTCTCACGCAGCGCCAGCAGCAGCCCGGGCACCGCCTCGCTCACGTCCGGGCGGCTGAACAATTGATGGCTGCCGCGCACCACCCAATCGATCCAGCCGGCCAGGTCGGTATCGGAAAACGGTGACATATCGGGTGCTTCGCCGAGTATCGCGTGCAGCACCAGTTCCGCTTTCGACGACCAGCGCCGGTTCAGGCTGGACCTGCCCACCCCGGAGCGGGCCGCAACCAGCCGAACGCTGAGATCGTCCCAGCCCACCTCGACCAGCAACTCACGGGTGACCGCGAGCACCCGCTCGTCGATCGAGACATCACGTGGTCGGCCGGCCATTCCCCGATTCAACCGCATAAACCGCGCGGGTAGCGTCGGGGACGTGGGCTACCGCGAACAGGATCCGCCGCCACACCTGCTCGAGCTCGTGGAGTGCCAGTGGGTCCGCACCGGTCCGGCCGAACCTGGCCGGATTCTTCCCGACGGCTGCATGGACCTGATCCAGATGGCCGACAGGATCGTCGTCGCCGGCCCCGACACCACGGCGTTCGTCGCTGCCGGGAGTCAGGACCCGGTGCAGGGGTTACGGTTTCGTCCAGGCGCCTTGCCCCGTCTACTCGGCGTCCCGGCGTCCGAACTGTGCAACACCCGAGTCGACCTACGCGAACTGCGCACAATCGCCCGGGACGGTTCACTCGAAGAGCTCGCCGCAACGCTGGCCTCGCAGCAGCCTCGCGCCGATACGGCCCCGTGGCCGCTGCCCGCGCTTCGTGAAGTCACGCGCCGGCTCGCGGCCGGGGAATCGGTCAGTGCAACGGCAAGGCATGTCGGTTGGTCGGACCGAACGATGCAACGGCAGTGCGCGGCGGTCTACGGATACGGGCCGGCCACACTGCGGCGCATCCTCCGCTTCCGCCGAGCGGTGCGACTCCTCGACAGCGGACTGGCACCGGCCACCGTCGCAGCCCAGGCCGGCTATGCCGATCAGCCGCACCTGCACCGCGAAGTTCGCACCCTCGCCGGGGTGCCGTTACGTCAGCTATCCAGCGCCGCAAACAGATCCACCGAGGTACCGTCGGGATCTTCGACCGTGGCATAACGGTGACCCCAGGGTGCGTCGTAGGGCTTGAGCGTCCGCGGATGGCCGGCAGCGGTGAGCCGCTCATAGAGTTCGTCGACCTCGGCGGGCGAGTCGAGCCCGAACGCCAGCGCCACCCGACCGCGCCCGGTCGGGGGCACCCAGCCGGGATGCATGCCGGCGATCACCTCCTCGGTGTCGAACGCGAGCCGGTTGCCGCCGGGCAGCGTCACCTCGACATGCGGACCTTCGGGTTGGGGGACTTCCAGGCCGAGCAGCCGGTAGAAATCCAGGGATCGGTGCAAGTCTTTGGCGACGATCTCGATGATCGCCGAAGTCAGGTTCAAGGCCATACCCGCAGGTTAGATGCGCAGGCGGCGCGGATCTTGAACGAATCGGACAACCGCGGGCAGTAGCGTCGAAAACGAGCGGAAGGACAGGGCATGAGGCTGCAGGGCAAAACCGCGATCGTCACCGGCGGTGCGGGCGGGATCGGACGCGGTATCGTGCGGGCCTTCGTCAAGGAGGGCGCCCAGGTACTGATCGTCGACATCAACGACGAGGCCGGCAACGCGCTGCAATCCGAACTCGGCGATGCCACCAGCTATCTCGGCATCGACATCTCCCAGCAGCCGGCCGCGGCGCAGATCTGCGCTGCCGCCGTCGACGCCTTCGGATCGGTGAGCGTGCTGGTCAACAACGCGCACGCGTCGCGGCAGGCCCCGTTGCTGGACACCACCCAGGAGATGCTGGACCTGTCCTTCGACACCGGCTTCTACCCGACCTGGTGGCTGATGCAGGCCTGCCACTCCCAGCTCAAGGCCAGCGGCGGGTCGGTGATCAACTTCGCCTCCGGCGCCGGCATAGAGGGCCAGGCCAACCAGGCGTCCTACGCCGCGGCCAAGGAGGCAATTCGGGCGATCAGTCGGGTGGCGGCCAACGAATGGGCGGCCGACGGCATAAACGTCAACCTGATCTCCCCGCTGGCGTTGACCGAGGGCGTCAAGGCCTACCTCGCGGCCAATCCTGGCATCGAAGAGAAGCTGCTGGCCGGCACCCCGATGCACCGGTTCGGCGACCCCGAGGCAGACATCGGTCGGGTCGCGGTGTTCCTGGCCAGCGAGGACGCCCGCTACATGACCGGGCAGACCCTGATGGTCGACGGCGGAACCATCAAGCTGCGCTGAGCGGCGTTGTGACCATCCCGGCCGCCGAGTAGGTTGGTGCCAACCATTGTTACTCGCCAGTAGGGAGGGCTGTAATGCCTGCTCCATCCGCTGCGGATTTCGCTCGCCTGCGCGCGCTCGTCGCGATCGACGACATCGGCGCCCGGCAGTCCAAGCCGATCGACGAGGTCTTCACCGGCAAGGAACTGACCACCATCCCGATCGGTACCGCCGAAGACGTGACCGCCGCCTTCGTCAAAGCCCGTGCCGCGCAGGCACAGTGGGCGAAGCAGTCGGTGAAGGAACGCGCCGACGTCATCAAGCGGTTCGGCGCACTGCTCGCCAAGAATCGCGACTTCCTGATGGATGTGGCCCAGGCCGAGACCGGCAAGGCCCGCTCAGCCGCGCAGGAAGAGATCGTCGACATGATCTTGAACGCGAGCTACTACGCGCGCGAGGCAGCCCGGCTGCTCTCGACGAAACGGGTACAGGGCCTGCTGCCGGGATTCGTCAAGACCGTGGTCAACCACCACCCCAAGGGCGTCATCGGCGTCATTTCGCCGTGGAATTACCCCATGACCCTGTCCATCTCGGATTCCATCCCGGCCCTGCTTGCCGGCAATGCCGTGGTGGTCAAGCCGGACAGCCAGACGCCGTACTGCACGTTGGCCAACGCCGAGCTGCTGTATCAGGCGGGTCTGCCGCGCGATCTGTTCGCGGTGGTTCCCGGGCCCGGGTCAGTGGTCGGCACCGCGATCGTCGAGAACTGCGACTACATGATGTTCACCGGTTCGACGGCCACCGGGCGGGCACTGGCCGAGCAGTGCGGTCGCCGGTTGATCGGGTTCTCCGCGGAACTCGGCGGCAAGAACCCGATGATCGTCACCAAGGGCGCCAACCTGAAGGTGGCCGCCAAGGCCGCCACCCGCGCCTGCTTCTCCAATGCCGGTCAGCTGTGTATCTCGATCGAGCGGATCTACGTCGAGCGGGAGGTCGCCGACGAGTTCACCGCCAAGTTCGCCGAGCAGGTGCGCAACATGAACCTGTCGGCGGCCTACGACTTCACCGCCGATATGGGCAGCCTGATCTCCGAAGATCAGATCAAGACCGTGTCCGGCCACGTCGACGACGCAAAAGCCAAGGGCGCCAAGGTGGTTGCCGGTGGCAACGCACGCCCCGACCTCGGCCCGCTGTTCTTCGAGCCGACCGTGCTGTCCGGCGTCACCGACGAGATGGAGTGCGCGCGCAACGAGACCTTCGGCCCGCTGGTGTCGATCTACCCGGTCGATTCCGTCGCCGAGGCCGTCGAGAAGGCCAACGACACCGAGTACGGCCTCAACGCGAGTGTGTGGGCGGGATCGAAGTCCGAAGGTGAGAAGATCGCCGCACAGATCAGCTCCGGCACCGTCAACGTCGACGAAGGTTATGCCCTGGCATTCGGCAGCACCGCGGCCCCGATGGGCGGTATGAAGGCCTCCGGGGTCGGACGCCGCCACGGTGCCGACGGGATCCTCAAGTACACCGAGTCGCAGACCGTCTCCACCGCGCGGGTGATCAATCTCGATCCGCCGCTGGGGATCTCGCAGACGTTCTGGCAGAAGGCACTCACCCCGATGATCCGGGCGCTGCAGAAACTGCCCGGCCGCTAGTTTCCCAGCGCGAGCAGACGCGGAAGTACCCGAAACTGCGGGCTTACGGGTACCTACGTGTCTGTTCGCCAGAAAGAATCAGCCCCGGCCGGCCGGCTACACGCAGACTCAGCTTCCGGCGATGCCGTCCAGGCGCTTGGTGGCAGCTTCGAAACCGCTCACCAGCTCGGCGATGATATCGGCGGCCGGCCGGATCTCGTTCATCCGGCCTACGACCTGACCCACCGGCATCGCGACCGCGGTCGGGTCATCGGACTGGCTCATCCGCTGATGCGCCTCACCGACCAGGATGTTCTGCAGCGGCATCGGCAGCGGTTCGGGGGCGTCCGGTGCATCCCAGGCGTCGGTCCAGCGGCTCTTCAGGATCCGGGCGGGCTTGCCGGAGTAGATCTTTCGGCGCACGGTGTCGGCGGAGGTGGCGTTCAGCAATGCCTCCTGGATCACCGAGGCACCCGACTCGCGACGCACACCCAGGTCGTATTCGGCCGCCGTGAGGAACGCCGAACCCATCCACACACCCTGAGCACCGAGCGCCAGGGCCGCGGCCACCTGCCTGCCGCTGCCGATCCCGCCTGCAGCGAGCACCGCGGCCTTACCGTCGACTGCGTCGACGATTTCCGGCCACAACACCACCGAGCCGATCTCACCGGTGTGCCCTCCGGCCTCATGTCCCTGGGCGATCACGATGTCGACTCCGTTCGCGACATGGCTGAGCGCATGCTTCGCGCTGCCGGCCAGCGCGGCCACCGGGACACCTGCCTTGTGGACCTGCTCGATGACGTCGTTGGGCGGCGAACCCAGCGCGTTGGCGATCAGCTTGATCGGATGGCGCAACGCCACCTCGACATGGCTTCGCGCCACCGAGTGCAGCCAGCCCAGCACACCGGTGTTGTGCTCACCCTCCTCGGGAAGAGGCGGAACGCCAAGATCGGCAAGGGTTTTCGCGACGAAGTCCCGGTGAGCCTGCGGGATGAGCTTGTCGATGTCGACGGCGCTGCCCTCGGTCGGGATCTTGTTGGGCATCACCACGTCGACGCCGTACGGCTTACCGTCGGTGTTGGCGTCCATCCACGACAGCACGTTTTCCAACTCGTCGGGATCGTTGAACCGCACGCACCCCAGCACTCCCAGACCGCCGGCCCGGGTGACCGCCGCGGCCACCTTTTCCGACGGGGTGAAGACGAAGATCGGGTATTCGACCCCGAACCGTTCGCAAAGGTCGGTCTTCACGACTTGGCTCCGACGTGATTGGCGTGCACCTCGTCAGCCGCACGCTCCTCGGTGGTGTCCTTGGCCCAGCGGTAGTCAGGCTTGCCCGCAGGCGAACGCTTAACCTCGTCGACCAGCCACAGGCTGCGCGGCACCTTGTATCCCGCGATCTCGCTGCGCACGAACGTGTCGAGATCGGCCAGGGTCGGACGCGCACCCTCGCGTGCCTGCACCACCGCGGCGACGTGCTGACCGAAACGCTCGTCGGGCACACCGACCACGAGCGCGTCGAACACGTCCGGGTGGCCCTTCAGCGCGGCCTCGACCTCTTCGGGGTAGATCTTCTCGCCGCCGGAGTTGATCGACACCGAGCCGCGGCCCAGCATGGTCACGCTGCCGTCGGCCTCGACCTCGGCATAGTCACCCGGGATGGCATAGCGGACCCCGTTGAAGGTCCGGAAGGTCTCGGCGGTCTTCTTCTCGTCCTTGAAGTAACCGACCGGGATGTGACCGCACTTGGCGATGATGCCGCGCACGCCCGAGCCCGGGACCACCTCGTTGCCGTCCTCGTCGAGCACCTTGGTGTTCTTGTCGATCGTCACCCGCGGGCCGCCGGTGTGGCTCTGCCCCTTGGCCACCACGGAGGTACCGCCGAAACCGGTCTCCGACGAGCCGATCGAGTCGGTGATGATCCGGTTGGGCAGCAGCTCCAGGAACTTCTCCTTGAGGCTCGTGGAGAACAGGGCCGCGGTGCTGGCCAACAGGAACAGCGACGACAGGTCGTACTCGTTACCCGCATCCTGGTGGGCCAGCAGCGCATCGAGCAGCGGCCGGGCCATCGCGTCACCGGTGAAGAACAGCAAGTTGACCTTGTGCTCGTGGATCATCCGCCACGCCGCGTCGGCGTCGAACTCCGGCATCAGCACCACGGTGTGGCCGGTGAACAGGGCCATCCAGGTGGCCGACTGGGTCGCGCCGTGGATCATCGGCGGAATGGGCAGCCGGATCATCGGCGGGTTGGCGACGGCCTGCTTGGACAGGTCGTATTCGTCGGCGACGGGCTCGCCGGTGGCGAAGTCGGTGCCGCCGAACAGCACCCGGTAGATGTCCTCATGACGCCACATGACGCCCTTGGGGAAGCCGGTGGTGCCGCCGGTGTAAAGCAGGTAGATGTCGTCCTCGCTGCGCGGGCCGAAGTCACGCTCGGGTGAGTGCTCGGCGATGGCCGAGTAGAACTCAACGCCGCCGTAGCGCTGGAAGTCGTCATCTGACCCGTCTTCCACCACCAGGACGGTCTTCACATTCGGGGTCTCCGGCAGGACGTTGTCCACCCGGTCGGCGTAGCGGCGCTCATGGATCAGCGCCACCATGTCCGAGTTCTCGAACAGGTACTTCAGCTCGCCCTCGACATAGCGGAAGTTGACATTGACCAGGATCGCGCCGGCCTTCACGATGCCCAGCATCCCGATGACGATCTCGATGCGGTTGCGACAGTAGAGGCCGACCTTGTCGTCCTTCTTGACGCCCTGGGCGATCAGGTAGTGGGCCAAACGGTTGGCCTTCTCCTCCAACTGCGCATAGGTCAGCTGTTCGTCGCCACAAATCAGGGCAACACGGTCAGGCACAGCGTCGATGGCATGCTCGGCAAGATCCGCAATATTCAGAGCCACAGAACCTAAACTAGAACGTGTTACATTTCGAGACAAGTCTGGGTTGGAAATGCATAGGAGCTGGCACCCGTGAGCGATACCGAAAAAGGTCCCGACGCCCTCATTGAGCAGCGCGGACACACGCTGATCCTGACATTGAACCGGCCCGAGGCGCGGAACGCGCTTTCCACCGAGATGCTCTCGATCATGGTCGAGGCCTGGGACCGCGTCGACAACGATCCGGAGATCCGCACCTGCATCCTCACCGGCGCCGGCGGGTACTTCTGCGCGGGCATGGACCTCAAGGGCGCGACCAAGAAGCCGCCGGGCGATTCGTTCAAGGACGGCAGCTACGACCCGTCACGTATCGACGGTCTGCTCAAGGGCCGTCGGCTCACCAAGCCGCTGATCGCCGCGGTCGAGGGCCCGGCCATCGCCGGCGGCACCGAGATCCTGCAGGGCACCGACATCCGGGTGGCCGGCGAGAGCGCCAAGTTCGGCATCTCCGAAGCCAAGTGGAGCCTGTACCCGATGGGCGGCTCGGCGGTCCGCCTGGTACGCCAGATTCCCTACACCATCGCGTGCGACATGCTCTTGACCGGACGGCACATCACCGCCGCCCAGGCCCTGGAGTACGGCCTGATCGGTCACGTCGTTCCCGATGGCACTGCGCTGGAGAAGGCCCTGGAGATCGCCGAGGTGATCAACAACAACGGCCCGCTGGCCGTGCAGGCGATCCTCAAGACCATCCGCGAGACCGAGGGCATGCACGAGAACGAGGCGTTCAAGCCCGACACCGCCAACGGCATCCCGGTATTCCTGTCCCAGGACGCCAAGGAAGGCCCGCTGGCCTTCAAGGAGAAGCGCGCGCCCAAGTTCCAGATGCGCTGATTCGTGGCGCGGCCACCGGTGCCGGCACTGTTCTAGCCTGCGGCCGGCACAGACCGCCGTCGTCGCGATTTCGCCCCCGCCAACTGTCCTCGTCGTGGCACTGAGCAGCTCTATACTCGTGCCAACTTTGCCGGGACGGGAGCCGGGCATGCCTGAACGCGATGAGGCGTCTGCGCCGACCGCCGACAACTCGGTACGCCGTGGCCTGTTACTGCAACTCGCCCTGCGAATGCTCATGGCGATGTTCATCGGTGTGGCCCTGCTGTCGCAGCCTCCGCACTCGAGCCTGTGGCTGCACCGGGCAATTTTCGCCGGCTACGTCGCGGCGGTCTCGGTGTGGAGCTGGTGGGCGCTGCGCTCTGCCGATCGGTTGGGCGGAGGAACCCGGCGATCGGTGGCGCTGCTCATGCTGTGCGTGGATCTCCTTGCGGTAGCGATCATTTCAATGGAGACCGGGATCAGTTCGGCAGAGACCTGGACCTCCGGCGTGGTACAGCACGGGCTTTTCCTGATCCCGCTGATCGCGGCAGCGCAGCTCGATCCCGTTGTCAGCGCCGCGATCGCGGTCCCAACGGTGGTCACATTCTTTGTGGTGAGCTGGGTCGACAAGGCCGCCAACGGCAATGAGCCCTGGGGGTCGATCCTGGCGCGGACCGCCGTGCTGTTCGGCTTGGCTGCCGGGTCCGTCGCGTTGTCGTGGATTCAGCAATCAAGAACCAGGACCATCACCAGCCTGGCCCTGGAGCGGGCCCGCCTGCTCGAAGAAGTGATCAGCCTGGAGAAGCGCGAACGCCAATCGCTTTCCGAACGCCTGCACGATGGTGCGCTCCAGTACGTGCTGGTGGCGCGACGCGATATGGAGGAGGTCCGGGACGGATCGGTCGACGGGATGGACCGCGTCGACTTCGCCTTGGCGGAGTCCTCCCGCCTGCTGCGTGACGTGGTCCGTGAACTGCATCCCGAAGTCTTGGCCCGGGCCGGCCTCAAAGCGGCGATGACCTCACTTGCCGACGGCATCGCGACGCGCACCAACCTCGCAGTCCAGTTGGACGCCGACAGCTGGCCCGACGACTTACGCACCGACGCCGATCACCTGATCTACAGTGCAGCTCGGGAATTCTCGACGAACGCCATCAAGCACGCGCAGGCCGACAATCTACGGTTCACCTTGGGGTACAACGGCATTCAGGCCGCATTGCACATCGCAGACGACGGCGTTGGCATTCCACCGGAGCGTCTGGCGCAAAGCGTCGAAGACGGCCACATCGGGTTCGCCTCGATTTGCGCCAAGGTTCTGGCTGCGGGCGGCACATTCGTGGTCGCGGGCGCGCCCGGAACCACCGTGTCGATTTCGGTGCCCGCGAAGTGCACCACCGACGCGAACCTCCAGATGAAGTAGTCGTTGCCGCAAAACTGAGGCCCCGC from Mycobacterium sp. DL440 includes the following:
- the fadD17 gene encoding long-chain-fatty-acid--CoA ligase FadD17, with translation MGGPTVDPTVSELLVPLADVTDRGVYQEDSFVSWADHIAAGAQLAAALRARLDPAKPPHVGALLGNTTFFSSLLVGASLSGLVPVGLNQTRRGEALARDIAKADCQLVLTDNPDAVPAGVDFIDVESAGWATELASYRDTPVTFADVSADDLFMLIFTSGTSGDPKAVRVTHDKVAFPGRMLADRFGLGPGDTVYLSMPLFHSNAIMAGWAVAAAAGASIALRRKFSASGFIPDIRRFGATYANYVGKPLSYILATDPAPDDADNSLKILYGNEGSARDLSRFAERFGVTVVDGFGSSEGGVAIARTPDTPESALGPLTDQVAIVDVDTGEPCAPGVVGELVNPTGAGWFRGYYNDPDAEAARMAGGVYHTGDLAYLDEDGYAHFAGRLGDWMRVDGENLGTAPIERILLRYPDVAEVAVYPIPDPDVGDQVMAALVLGAGAPFDAEKFRAFLAEQPDLGPKQWPSYVRVGAALPRTETFKVIKRQLSAEATECADPVWPISR
- a CDS encoding NAD(P)-dependent oxidoreductase produces the protein MHIAVTGGTGYLGAHTVRGLLAAGHRIRLLVAPGCGDDEVIGHLAALGEMSLLEGDIRDVDTVRRLLSGCDALIHAAGIVGTDQRREKLMWEINAHATEAVLNRAVEFGLDPIVSVSSYSSLFPPPNGVISADTPPAPGRSPYAQTKAYADRVARRLQDAGAPVVVTYPSSVVGPAYFTAAGVTERGWAPIAKAGVAPRMTGGMQMIDVRDVALVHERLMSPRRGPKRYVCGGVMVSFNEMIDVLEEGAGSKIRRIPVPASLFRGIGWCSDLLGGVLPLGDGISYEAAMLLTAATPTDDKSTLTDLGIDAWRSPQAAMLASFGR
- a CDS encoding TetR/AcrR family transcriptional regulator; the encoded protein is MAGRPRDVSIDERVLAVTRELLVEVGWDDLSVRLVAARSGVGRSSLNRRWSSKAELVLHAILGEAPDMSPFSDTDLAGWIDWVVRGSHQLFSRPDVSEAVPGLLLALRENDAMRKALWEGFSGPAIEMFAAKGYGTQSDAKAVLSLAAGAALFTTTVATDDDSPELQQRLVRLLSRALGVSPAE
- a CDS encoding helix-turn-helix domain-containing protein, which gives rise to MGYREQDPPPHLLELVECQWVRTGPAEPGRILPDGCMDLIQMADRIVVAGPDTTAFVAAGSQDPVQGLRFRPGALPRLLGVPASELCNTRVDLRELRTIARDGSLEELAATLASQQPRADTAPWPLPALREVTRRLAAGESVSATARHVGWSDRTMQRQCAAVYGYGPATLRRILRFRRAVRLLDSGLAPATVAAQAGYADQPHLHREVRTLAGVPLRQLSSAANRSTEVPSGSSTVA
- a CDS encoding VOC family protein, with amino-acid sequence MALNLTSAIIEIVAKDLHRSLDFYRLLGLEVPQPEGPHVEVTLPGGNRLAFDTEEVIAGMHPGWVPPTGRGRVALAFGLDSPAEVDELYERLTAAGHPRTLKPYDAPWGHRYATVEDPDGTSVDLFAALDS
- a CDS encoding SDR family NAD(P)-dependent oxidoreductase; its protein translation is MRLQGKTAIVTGGAGGIGRGIVRAFVKEGAQVLIVDINDEAGNALQSELGDATSYLGIDISQQPAAAQICAAAVDAFGSVSVLVNNAHASRQAPLLDTTQEMLDLSFDTGFYPTWWLMQACHSQLKASGGSVINFASGAGIEGQANQASYAAAKEAIRAISRVAANEWAADGINVNLISPLALTEGVKAYLAANPGIEEKLLAGTPMHRFGDPEADIGRVAVFLASEDARYMTGQTLMVDGGTIKLR
- a CDS encoding succinic semialdehyde dehydrogenase, with protein sequence MPAPSAADFARLRALVAIDDIGARQSKPIDEVFTGKELTTIPIGTAEDVTAAFVKARAAQAQWAKQSVKERADVIKRFGALLAKNRDFLMDVAQAETGKARSAAQEEIVDMILNASYYAREAARLLSTKRVQGLLPGFVKTVVNHHPKGVIGVISPWNYPMTLSISDSIPALLAGNAVVVKPDSQTPYCTLANAELLYQAGLPRDLFAVVPGPGSVVGTAIVENCDYMMFTGSTATGRALAEQCGRRLIGFSAELGGKNPMIVTKGANLKVAAKAATRACFSNAGQLCISIERIYVEREVADEFTAKFAEQVRNMNLSAAYDFTADMGSLISEDQIKTVSGHVDDAKAKGAKVVAGGNARPDLGPLFFEPTVLSGVTDEMECARNETFGPLVSIYPVDSVAEAVEKANDTEYGLNASVWAGSKSEGEKIAAQISSGTVNVDEGYALAFGSTAAPMGGMKASGVGRRHGADGILKYTESQTVSTARVINLDPPLGISQTFWQKALTPMIRALQKLPGR
- a CDS encoding nitronate monooxygenase family protein gives rise to the protein MKTDLCERFGVEYPIFVFTPSEKVAAAVTRAGGLGVLGCVRFNDPDELENVLSWMDANTDGKPYGVDVVMPNKIPTEGSAVDIDKLIPQAHRDFVAKTLADLGVPPLPEEGEHNTGVLGWLHSVARSHVEVALRHPIKLIANALGSPPNDVIEQVHKAGVPVAALAGSAKHALSHVANGVDIVIAQGHEAGGHTGEIGSVVLWPEIVDAVDGKAAVLAAGGIGSGRQVAAALALGAQGVWMGSAFLTAAEYDLGVRRESGASVIQEALLNATSADTVRRKIYSGKPARILKSRWTDAWDAPDAPEPLPMPLQNILVGEAHQRMSQSDDPTAVAMPVGQVVGRMNEIRPAADIIAELVSGFEAATKRLDGIAGS
- a CDS encoding acyl-CoA synthetase; translated protein: MSRNVTRSSLGSVALNIADLAEHAIDAVPDRVALICGDEQLTYAQLEEKANRLAHYLIAQGVKKDDKVGLYCRNRIEIVIGMLGIVKAGAILVNVNFRYVEGELKYLFENSDMVALIHERRYADRVDNVLPETPNVKTVLVVEDGSDDDFQRYGGVEFYSAIAEHSPERDFGPRSEDDIYLLYTGGTTGFPKGVMWRHEDIYRVLFGGTDFATGEPVADEYDLSKQAVANPPMIRLPIPPMIHGATQSATWMALFTGHTVVLMPEFDADAAWRMIHEHKVNLLFFTGDAMARPLLDALLAHQDAGNEYDLSSLFLLASTAALFSTSLKEKFLELLPNRIITDSIGSSETGFGGTSVVAKGQSHTGGPRVTIDKNTKVLDEDGNEVVPGSGVRGIIAKCGHIPVGYFKDEKKTAETFRTFNGVRYAIPGDYAEVEADGSVTMLGRGSVSINSGGEKIYPEEVEAALKGHPDVFDALVVGVPDERFGQHVAAVVQAREGARPTLADLDTFVRSEIAGYKVPRSLWLVDEVKRSPAGKPDYRWAKDTTEERAADEVHANHVGAKS
- a CDS encoding crotonase/enoyl-CoA hydratase family protein, which codes for MSDTEKGPDALIEQRGHTLILTLNRPEARNALSTEMLSIMVEAWDRVDNDPEIRTCILTGAGGYFCAGMDLKGATKKPPGDSFKDGSYDPSRIDGLLKGRRLTKPLIAAVEGPAIAGGTEILQGTDIRVAGESAKFGISEAKWSLYPMGGSAVRLVRQIPYTIACDMLLTGRHITAAQALEYGLIGHVVPDGTALEKALEIAEVINNNGPLAVQAILKTIRETEGMHENEAFKPDTANGIPVFLSQDAKEGPLAFKEKRAPKFQMR
- a CDS encoding sensor histidine kinase; amino-acid sequence: MALSSSILVPTLPGREPGMPERDEASAPTADNSVRRGLLLQLALRMLMAMFIGVALLSQPPHSSLWLHRAIFAGYVAAVSVWSWWALRSADRLGGGTRRSVALLMLCVDLLAVAIISMETGISSAETWTSGVVQHGLFLIPLIAAAQLDPVVSAAIAVPTVVTFFVVSWVDKAANGNEPWGSILARTAVLFGLAAGSVALSWIQQSRTRTITSLALERARLLEEVISLEKRERQSLSERLHDGALQYVLVARRDMEEVRDGSVDGMDRVDFALAESSRLLRDVVRELHPEVLARAGLKAAMTSLADGIATRTNLAVQLDADSWPDDLRTDADHLIYSAAREFSTNAIKHAQADNLRFTLGYNGIQAALHIADDGVGIPPERLAQSVEDGHIGFASICAKVLAAGGTFVVAGAPGTTVSISVPAKCTTDANLQMK